The following DNA comes from Papaver somniferum cultivar HN1 chromosome 4, ASM357369v1, whole genome shotgun sequence.
CAAAGAAGAGTTGGATGAATTCCGGAAGCTTGTTACCAGCTTGGCTGCCCTTGCTTCCTGGTGTGCTTGAAGTCGGATGTGCTTATAGCGAGTCGTGGAGGCAACTTCGCTAAGGTTATCGTTGGGGCGTCAGCAAAAGTGAATGAAGCCGGCGACTATCCAAGTCGTTCGGATGGACAACCTTCGTAGAAGATGTTGTCATTACTCATTAATCAAGAACCGCTGGCCCAAGAAACGTTCCTAACCAGGATCTACGGGTGAGAACCCTCTCACTTCCTGCATGTGTAAGAAACGTTCCTAACCAGGATCTACGGGTGAGAACCCTCTCACTTCCGCTGGCCCAAGAAACGTTCCTAACCAGGATCTACGGGTGAGAACCCTCTCACTTCCTGCATGTGTAAATCTTGATAGAGAATAGCGACTCCTGATGCAAAGATTTTAACagaaaattattacaagggggAGTGTGTTTGCTCCACAAAATGATGGACCAACGGTGAAAGCTGATTATAGTAATTGGCCCGGAGAATACGAAGAGCTGAGAATAGAAAGGTTTGCTTGAGATTTAGACTACACTACGTAGCACCTAAAGAAGAACTAGGACCCCTTGAAGCAAACTTTTGGGCAACAAGCAGGTGGGGCGCATTCCTCATTTGGTATTTGGCGAGGGTACAATGTCTTTTTCATTTCACCTAAAGAGGAACTAGGACCCCTTGAAGCAAACTTTTGACCCCgtgatttcttccatatttaCCCTTATTAAAGAGCATAATGTTAACAAATTTAGTTAATACTTTTAGTAAttttcaagaacaattccattTTTCAATATTTTAGTGGGATAAAAATTCTTAATAAATTgaaattttccatattttctaGATAAATGTATTGAATTGATGAGGATAAATCAAGTAATATTAGGAAAatttataaaaaccaaaaattttcttattCAAAGAGAATTCCACTTTTCCGCCTATATATGGGAGACAGAGTGAGTATATGTTATTTCCACTTTCCAGATAgacaaagatatatatatatatatatatatatatatatatatatatatatatatatatatatatatatatttgttttcttttttcttgtgtATTATCTTCTCATGAAATGACTGTATTAATTTTGCACTAGAACTTGTTGCAACCACTGTTTCACCGTCAATCAATTTATGTTGCAACAATTACCTGGCATTCTGTTTCAGTAAATATTTATTTCCCTATTCATATGTTTGGTTAGAGTATGTGCATGTGAGGTGGACAGGGGCACCTATCCATGAACTCAAAGGTTAAAAAGCTTTTATTACTCAATTAATGGGGGAAATGAAAGTTTTTCACAGTTGAGTgatcaatttatttatcaattCTCTGAAATTAACCATGAAAGCTCTTGAGGTTGGGGTTCACAGCCACAGGTGTTGGTCTTGTATGGTGGCAAGCAGTTGAAAGTCAGAAAAGAGAAGATTGAGAAAGATGTAATTCAGATGTCCATGTGTAAATTTTTGCTCGTGCCTGTAAGGTGTTATTTATTTCCGTTCAGTAAAGGTAGGTGCATTCACTGCTGGTCTATCGCATTGTTTACTTTACTAACTCTGTGACTGTAACTTGTTATGAGTCATAGGCCACGATTCAGAAAAATAAACAAGTTTGGTGAAGCGGTTAAGAACGTGCAAATGGTGGGGGTCCAACATTTTTCGGGCCAAATAAGATTGACCCGTTCTTTCAGACATTTTACATAATCATTCAACTGAATATcatcttgtttttttttaatgaaatttgtCCACCGAATTTCCATCAGCTTTTTTAGactctctttctctctccatTCTTTGCAAAGCAGTGTGTACTACTGCTGAGTGCTGCCAACCACCATTAATAAAACGACAATAGTGTCTGTGAAAAAGCTCTGTAATTGCTCTCACTCCTTAAAAGCAAAAGAGAAAAACGAAAAGCTGTTTTTACAAATTTGTCATTGTTTTGAAGTTTTGACATATTTACCAACTCCATTTTCGTTAAAAGATTTATAATAGGAGTAGGCTAGCTAGTAGTATTACACTATCAGTATAGTGATACAACCACACAGTACTCTAGTTAGTTATCCTCGACAATACCGATCATGATGATGCTGATAATGAGAATCCTACTTTTCATGActgctcttgttcttcttcaaagGTATTTCTTTCACTTTGattatcataaattggtattacaaaatcatctcaCTTCAATACTAGGTGCTTTACTCAATGCTGAATTATAATTTCCTTCACATTCATGGAGAGAATTTCCATTCTAGATAAACTAGAATAAGAAAGGAAAAACTAGCCATTTCTGTAGtcccttcttttgttgttgcattTGATATGTGATGAAAATAACATGACTCCAATTTCAGGGAAGTAGCTGAAGCTTTGGCAGAGAAGCAAGAACAACAAGCTAATCTCCCTCCAAGAGGTTGGAACTCTTATGATTCCTTTTCATGGATCATCTCAGAGGAAGAGTTCTTGCAAAATGCGGAAATTGTTTCACAACGGCTACTTACTCACGGATATCAGGTAACTTCCAACTGTATTTCAGGTTACATTTCCCTCAGTTTAATTGCAATGTAAAAGAATATATGGATAATTATACGACATAATTGTACCTTTTGTTGTTGCGGTTTTTGGGTAGTACGTTGTGGTGGATTACCTTTGGTATAGGAGGAAGGTACCTGGTGCCTACACTAATTCACTGGGGTTTGATGTAATCGATGAATGGGGAAGGATGATTCCTGATCCAGAAAGATGGCCTTCTTCCAAAGGTGGTAAAGGATTCAGTGAAGTTGCCAAGAAAGTTCATGCTATGGGTTTGAAGTTTGGAATTCATGTTATGAGAGGAATAAGTACACAGGCTGTAAATGCAAACACCCTAATCTTAGACACAATCAAGGTATGATTTCTGCACATAATGTCCACGAGAACTTTGCGATGATTGACCTGGATTTCATTATCAGTTACAGTTTCTGCCTTGTGATTTTGTTAGGGAGGTGCCTATGAGGAGTCTGGTAGAAATTGGCGGGCGACAGATATTGGTCTGAAAGAGAGGACATGCGCGTGGATGTCACAGGGTTTTATGAGTGTGGATACTAAGCTTGGAGCTGGTAGAGCTTTCTTGAGGTCCCTCTATCAGCAATATGCTGAATGGGATGTTGATTTTGGTAACCTTAATTATACAATTTGCCAATCCAACTTTCCTTAATGTTTTACTATATTTTTGTTGCTATTTTATCAACAACATTTATATGCTCTCGTTTTCACAGTGAAAAATGACTGTGTTTTCGGCGATGATTTAAACTTAGATGAGATAAGGGTTGTTTCAGAGGTACGTTGCGTCGACCTTGTTGGAAACAGTATTATAGTAAGTAAGGAGATATGGAATAATCTACGAATTACTAATGTGTAGGTTCTAGAGGAGCTCAACCGTCCAATCTTGTATTCTCTCTCTCCTGGAACTAGTGTAACACCCACCATGGCCAAGGATGTAAGCAACCTTGTGAACATGTACCGAATCACAGGAGACGATTGGGATAAATGGGAGGACGTGGCTGCCCATTTTAACGTAACAAGGTCTACAGAAGAATTTGTAGTTCACTTGGAGAATTTTATAATTTCAAATTACCAATCCAATCTAAACATTCTGGTATGAGCTCACATGTTCTTTTTTTATCAGAGACTTTTCTGCTGCTAAAATGGTAGGAGCTCAGGGCTTGAAAGGGAAGTCATGGCCTGACTTGGACATGCTTCCACTGGGATGGCTTACCGATCCAGGTGACCACAGACAATCATtggtttatttttgtttattagaCAACCCTCTCACACCACCAACAAAATTGAGGGTCATACATGGAGACCACACTAATAGGCCTAGTCTAATATTTTTGTTAAATGATAGGTTCAAATGAAGGTCCACACAGAATCTCTGCTCTCACCCTTGATGAGCAAAGAACACAGGTACATTAGCCTAATCCCATGAATTAGCTACTTAATTAAACTAATTAGAGGTTTGAGTTGTTATACAATTTGGTTTGACAGATGACTTTGTGGTCTATGGCCAAGTCTCCTCTCATGTTTGGAGGAGATCTGAGGAAGCTTGATAAAACCACATATGATCTCATCACTGAACCCACCTTGCTCGAAATAAATTCGTTTAGCACAATTAACGTGCAGGTATGCAATCCACTTCTGAATATTAATCCTTACGAGCAAACTTATTTGTTGCCTATTTAAATTTCCCATTGGTACTCTCAGTATCCTTACATCACTTCAAGTAACGAGCCAGACATGGTCCTTACAAGGAAATCTAGAAATGTAAAGGAAGAGAGAACACTAGATAACCATGTTATGGGTCTCACTAGCTGCAAGGATGATAAGACAAATGGTTGGGTCATCGAATCTCTTGATCAGGGGTTTGACCGTGTTTGCTGGAAGAAAAACACAGGAAGCAAGTATAAACCACCATTTTGCTTGTACAAGAGAAAACCAGTCTTGACAACGTATGGGTTCTTTCTCTTATATCGCATAAtgctcacacacacacacacacacacacacacacactctctctctctctggttggTTCTTGCTGTTAAAGTTACTGGGTATTGCTAGTGCAGCAATGAAGAGATGGTATACGGACAACAGTATAAAGGGGGAGCTCATTTATTAGCAACAGATAAAGAGAACTTATGCTTGGAAGCATCTCCAAGTCGGAAGCTTACTTCTCAGGAGATGCATAGTAGTTCATTTTCCCCTTGCAAATGGAATGCAAACCAGGTAAATTGCCTCTTCATTTCTTCAACATGTTAAAGCTATGTTACCTGTGTATTTCAAAATATTTAGTAAGTAATATTGGTACGTTATCAGACACAATTGACACTAATAAATCTTCTGAGGTAGTTGCAATCTCCCCTACTACATGaacttctcttctttttttccccTTCGGAATTACATAACAATTCAAAATCCCTATTGGTAACAGATGTGGGAGTTAAGCGTTAACGGCTCCCTAGTAAACAGTTATTCTGGTCTATGTGCAACACTGAAGAAAGTAAAAGGTGACACCTATTAAGTTTTCTATGCACTTGAAACATAATGCTACTGTATTAACATCAGATAGAAGTTTTTTGAAGCCAACAATTTTTAACAAGCGAATGTTCATTGGAGCAGCGAACGTTGACTCCAAAGGAATTCGCTCTTGGGTTGCTAAAGGAAGAAGAGGTTAGACAATCACAGCGTTGTTTCTCTTAGATTGTAGGAATAATGCATGTTAATTGAATTTTCCATTGATCCATAGCGTCAGATAGTGCATACTACATTCCCACATccagtctttttttcttttttctttttttttttaatttattctttCTGGTCCTGTTAGGGTGATTTCTGTGGAACTTGTTTCTTTTTCCTCGTGGAGTTCCTTATACAAAAAAAATCCTTTTGCAGGAGAAATCTATCTCTCTTTTTTCAACCTAACCCCGGAAAAGACAACCGTTTCTGCAAACATATCCAAACTGGCTGCGCTATTTTTTCCTCAGAGGAAGTTTAGTAAAGCTTCATGCAAGTACAGAGAAATATGGAGTAAAAAAGACTTCGGAATAGCAAAAGAAGAAACAATCTCAATGAGCATAAATGAACATGGTTGCGCACTATTTGTCCTCAACTATAACTGGTTGTAATGACCGGAAAAAAAGATTTTACTTACAGATATCTACTGCTATGaatgttttcttttttcaatAAAGTGAAGTTTCATCCATTCCA
Coding sequences within:
- the LOC113276113 gene encoding uncharacterized protein LOC113276113; the encoded protein is MMMLIMRILLFMTALVLLQREVAEALAEKQEQQANLPPRGWNSYDSFSWIISEEEFLQNAEIVSQRLLTHGYQYVVVDYLWYRRKVPGAYTNSLGFDVIDEWGRMIPDPERWPSSKGGKGFSEVAKKVHAMGLKFGIHVMRGISTQAVNANTLILDTIKGGAYEESGRNWRATDIGLKERTCAWMSQGFMSVDTKLGAGRAFLRSLYQQYAEWDVDFVKNDCVFGDDLNLDEIRVVSEVLEELNRPILYSLSPGTSVTPTMAKDVSNLVNMYRITGDDWDKWEDVAAHFNVTRDFSAAKMVGAQGLKGKSWPDLDMLPLGWLTDPGSNEGPHRISALTLDEQRTQMTLWSMAKSPLMFGGDLRKLDKTTYDLITEPTLLEINSFSTINVQYPYITSSNEPDMVLTRKSRNVKEERTLDNHVMGLTSCKDDKTNGWVIESLDQGFDRVCWKKNTGSKYKPPFCLYKRKPVLTTNEEMVYGQQYKGGAHLLATDKENLCLEASPSRKLTSQEMHSSSFSPCKWNANQMWELSVNGSLVNSYSGLCATLKKVKANVDSKGIRSWVAKGRRGEIYLSFFNLTPEKTTVSANISKLAALFFPQRKFSKASCKYREIWSKKDFGIAKEETISMSINEHGCALFVLNYNWL